The Elgaria multicarinata webbii isolate HBS135686 ecotype San Diego chromosome 13, rElgMul1.1.pri, whole genome shotgun sequence region AGTGCTCCATTGCAGTTGCTGCCAGATTTCAGtggcaagtgtttttttttacccATCGGTGGCTCATGGGAGTGTTTGGCTTCCTGTAGAGTgcagcccaggggagggggagggggaggggggcaatgtTCTTCAGGCAAAAATAGTCCCAGACCTTTCCAAAGTTGTCCAACTCTGGCTTAGACATCCAGGGAACCACCTTTGTAtctcaccttttcctccaaggatgccAAAGTGGCAAACAGACCCAGGCCTGTTCAGTTTCAAGGCTGCTATATGGTGTGCCTTCAGACTATGCCCAGGCTGCCGTTCATAATATAAAAATGTGCGTAATATCAAAACATGAATTCTTACTTCCTAAGCGGTGTGGATCTCTGAGTCCCCTGGTCTAGACAGACAAATGCTCTGactttgtataaaggcagttaaCACATGTTCTTTCAGAAGCAGAGGAAAGCTTGTGGCTTCCTTGATGATGGTTTGCACTTTTTCTACCTAATGCTCAAAAAGAGCCTCCTTCCCCAGTTTTACAAGTGTTAAATCCTCGGTACAAACACATCCAAGCACATGTATTCTCTTTgccctgggagggggagggatgactGCTGTCAACCACCCTGTAATTACTGATCTTCGCTTGCCTTCTAATTGTTTTGTCCCCTAGCAACATACTTTCTTGAGACTTGGCGAGAAGGAGAAATGATTCATGTAAAAAGGGTGATAACATAAATTGGGTCACGCGGTTCGGTGCTGTGTTATGGCCACGGTTGAGGTTTGGGAAGCTGAAATGTGTTTTGTAGCGAAGCTTCTCTTTACTACCTTGGCAATGGAATGTCAAAAGTTGAGCTAGCAGGAATGTGTGTGGTGCATTTGTTCAAATTGGCAAGACATCGGTGCAGACTTGCGGCTAAATAAAGACTTCACCCTCAGTCCGATCAGCTAGCTGCTTCTCTCTGCCTCAGCTAAGTGTGCCTAAGATACTaaggctggttggggaatgtcaTACTCTatagtgggggttggggggattcTGCCCTCAAAGTTCCCCCAGAAATGGGAGACGTTAAGATTTGCCATGTCCCAATGACATGGAAAATAAGATCTAGTCTGTTCCTGAGGCTCCTTGGAGAGTCTCTGCAGACTTAATTAATAAACCAGTAATTACTTGGCTTTCCCCTGCTAGTTCCTCTGGCATATGGTACATCTCTGGTCCCTTGCTGATTTGATTCTACTAATTTCCCTTAAGTTATGATGCCAGGTGGCATTATTCCTAGTCTGTGTTTTAGCCAGGGCACTGACATTGATGTGCGCACTAAGAAAATGGCAATTAGCATTGCCCACAGTACCACTGTCACTAATGAGAACATTGTATGTTGTcctgaatgttttgttttataaagggCCTTGATAGCACCCGTATCCCCTAAAATGATCAGGGGCAGGCAaccaggatggggtggggagggcaggtgaCCCACCACCCCTTGTATTACAGTGTGAATAACGTCAAGGAATATGTCCACGCCCTGGTTTAGTCCAACAGCAAGACATTAAAGCCTGGTTTAATCCAACACAGATAAAGCAATTCTACTTTCTAAGAAGAAACTATTCTGCCAGTATACATAGTGAAGTCAGTAAGGGCTTGGAGAGCCATGGAAGAACATAGCAATGGAGAATTTTATGATAAgcgcaaggaaaggtgaaatccttaacgAACAACCAGATGATGCTAAACAAAAAAGTCCATTTATATAAAGACACTGACCCAGGTGGTTTTGGAAAAGGCTGAGGCCCTGTactattttcaaatgggagtgacaccTTCTACCACACAACTGTGGGAactgtaaagtcagcccaattaaacttccagggagcatacagcagcctgcattggccactgacgaagacttcgTGTTGAAACGCATTTGGCTTGTTTATCTTATGTTGTTTTTGTCGGATATTTTTTCCTGTGTAATgtattattgcacttttaatgcaatattattgttaattcCTATTTTATTCTTGAACTTTACACAAATTAATGCACTCAGTCCTGAAGGACAAATGAGCTTAAAAAGCATGCAAAGCTACACAGTGCTAAATAAGTTCCTGCAATCATATTATATTCCATATTTGAAATTGTTTCCCATCTCAAAGTATTACTGGTCTACAGAACATGTGATGTTCATCCTGTAGCCTGTTTATTCCTGCTGGGATCCTCCCGATAGTATGAGCAGCTGTCCCCAATTTGGTGCTCACCAAAGttatggactgcaactcccatcaaccctagtcaGTATAGCCAGTAGTTGGGATTGGTGAAAGTTATAGTTCCAaagatctggagagcactaggttgggaaggctggtttagtgtgtcatccaaacgtgGGGATCCTGTCTTGTTGCTTGCAACTAAACTAGGATTCACAAACCAAGAACGAAACCTGGTTTACAGTCCTGGTATATAAAGGGTGCAGCAAGCCAAGAACTGAGTTCTGGTTTGTTTAGCTCTTCACACTACATAGAGGAAGTAAGAAGGAGTGAATGGGATGCGTACACAGTAAGACAGGATTCCCAATGGCTTGCCTTTCCATGTGAACTTACTGTCACTTATTTTAGAGTTTCACATCTCCATACAGGTAACACAACAAAACTCTACAATGTACCTTCTATTTAATTTAAACCTGAGGAACCCTATATTCCAATAAAATTATTCATTCAAGGTAGGCATTGAAGGTCACAAACATCCTTCAAAACTGGTGGCAATGTTTGGGTGTGGAGGCTGGGGGCTATTTCAGCCTGAGGACACTGGGGGTCTGTATGAAGGACCAGACATGAAGTGAGTCAGATGTTTGATTAAAGTAAAGGGTgattggggtctggaaacaaagccctacaagaagagactgaaagaattgggtatTTTTGGCCTCAAAAAGAGAAGGGAGACTtgatagtgctcttcaaatatttgaaagggccaggatctcttctcgattatccccatgtgcaggacacggaataatgggctcaagttacaggaagccagattccggctggccatcgggaaaagcttcctgactgttagagcagtacaacagtgaaaccaatgacctagggaggttgtgggctctcccacactagaggcattcaagaggcagctggacagccatctgtcagggatgctttgatgttcattcctacattgagcagggggttggatttgatggccttataggccccttccaactcaactatccTATGAAGTAAACACCTCTGCACATGTTCAACCGTTAGTAGTTCCCATGAAGCAGAAGATGCTGTGGTAAGGCCTGTGAACATCTTCTGTGAGGTAAAGTTGTCATGGAAAAGTGCTAATTATATACAACTAGAATGCTTTATCTCCTTGAAGTTGGCAAAACCAAGGTaaattgaggtgttttttttaatgtacttcaCCATTCTCATGACCCACCATAACACACCACCTGAGGCAACTTATGAATGCTTTCTTCTGTTCCACCCAGCCATCCTCCCACCCTCAAATGCTGACGGTTCCTGAGGCGACAGAGCTAGCCCTCGACTCCCTGGTGCTGGAGTGTGGGAGGGCGATAGTGCAGCACGACACCCCCACGGTGCCTTCAGAAAGTTCCCCTTCCTCAGTCCAGTCATTCAGGTCGGGGTTGTAGGCCTGGATACTCTTCTGGTATTTCTTTCCACTTTCGTTCCAACCGCCCACCAGCAGGATTTGGCCACTGAGGGTGGCCACCCCAGCCATGCTCAAGCCGATGGGCAGGGGGGCCATGTAGCTCCACTGGTTTGTGGAAGGATTATAGCACTCCACGGAGACGACGTCCACTCGCTCCCCTCGGGGGCCCAGCTGGCTGCCCCCCATGACATAGGCGCGATCCCCTAAGGTGGCGGCACAGTGCCAGCCCCGAGGACTGCTCAGCCACGCGCAGTCTCGCCAAGAATCTGTGGCAGGGTCATAGCTGCAAACAGTACGGGAGTAGGCGTTGTTCACATAGCCGCCCGTCACCAGAATCTTGCCCCCAATGACCACGCTGGCGTGGCAGCAGCGTGGCAGCTCCATGTTGGCTTTGGCTTGCCAGCTATTGGTGGAAGGGACGTAGCATTCAAGAGAGACCAGCGTCCCCTTAGGGTTACGTCCCCCGACGGCATAGAGGTGCCCGTCGAAGGCACTGAGGCTGAAGTGAGTTCTTCGGTGCGACATGCTGGCCAGGTGCAGCCAAGTGCTGAAACGGGGGTCGTACCTGCAGGGGAAACACAGTTGtcattactattattaatttacatttatatcccgccccacatccgaagctttctgggcggtttacaaaagttaaaaacagtgaacattaaaaagaaatagacaaaatttaaaaccataaaaaagcataaaatacaaacaaaaacagacaatatccatttaaaacaactattctggggtcagttaagaaactgagcatatgctgttaaatgcctgggagaagagaagagaatttGAGGATTTAACTATATTGTGAGGCTTGGATGAAGCATGGAGTTTCCCCCTGTGCTGCTTAGCTGGAAGGGAATGATGTTGAAGTAGGAGAAAGAACAAACCTTAAAGGTGTGTTTTCTTGAGCCTGATGTATTTGGGGGAAGTCACTTCTTGCTAGGGCACAAGTTAAACCAGCCCTCTCTGACTTGGTGGCCTCCAAGTGTGTtcgaccacaactcccatcattcccggaagggcaccagattggggaaggttggattAGACAAAGAAGCTATCTGTAATGGTTGCTGCAAAGGTTTCTTTAATCATTGCCCCTGAAGAAGAGCCCCTGCCTTGAAATCCATCTGACGTGCCCTTTTTGTATTCTTAATTTTGGGCTCAGAAAACTGGCTCTTAATATGTGCGTCTCTCACAAAAAATGATGCATGCTTTTGTAACCAGCCTTAGGAAAGGGAGGAGATCCATTCTAGAAAGAAGTGCCTTCACCTATCCATCTCACCTTTCCAAGTCCTTTGTTTCCTCCAGTCCATGACAGCTTGTTGCCCTAAAACTGAGCTGTGCCTTTGGATGTTGGCTTCTGTTTTCAGTTGCTTTGCTCCTAAATATATTTAGTATGGACCCCATCGATCCAATCCTTCTCCCCTAGACTGCTGTTTTGTGGACCCCTACCCCGCAACCAGATTGCCTTCTGATGCTGTCCGCTTTACTTGGGAAAGTTCCTAAGTCAGTAAGAGAGTGCCTGTACGTGAGAAGCAAGCTCTCAGATTCAGTCCATTAAAAAACCCTTTGCCTGAGACCCTAGAAAGCCAGTGCTGGTCAGATTAGTAGAGCAGTAGGTCAGTAATAGTTGGTAGTAGGCaacaagggccttctcagtggtgtccccccccccccccattatggaatggtctctctgatgaggcctgcctggcgcctacattgttctTTACAGTGGCAGGTTGaaatctttctcttctctcaggcatttggcagcatatgattgattattttatttattattgcatttatattctgcccgcCCCCATCCCccggaacccaaggcggcgtacataatcctccattttatgtgaggtgggctgagagtctgtgactggcccaaagtcaccccatgggTTTCCagggccaagtgggaactagaacccttctacagggcaccaggttgaggaaggaagcCTCTatgcataaggcagcttcacatTTCAAGGAGTTCAGAGCAGGAATGGTTTGGGAGAGCACATGTCCTCCATGTAAAATGCCCTTGTCTCAGTCCCCAGCATATCCAGTTCAAGGAATTCAGGTAACAGGCCTTGAAAAGAGCCCAGCTTGGACACCTTGTATAGCAGCATTCCCCCAACCTGCTATCTTAATAAGaacagccatggtggatcagaccaaggatacatctagtccaccattctgttcacagtggtcaaccagctacccatgagaaatccacaagcaggacatgagtgcaacaacaccctcctgcccatcttccccagcaactggcatacatatacacctctgatattggaggtagcatatatccatcaggactagtacccactgatatctttctcctccatgaatttgtccaatccccttttaattccagccaaattggtggccattactacatcttgtggtaacgaattccatagtttaactatgtgctgtgtgaagaagtccttccatttatctgtcctgtatttcccaccaatcagctttatgggatgaccccactgtgttctagcattatgagagagggatggtcaatgggagttgtagtccaaaagatctggaggacactaaTTTGGGGAATGCCTCTGTACAGCCACTGCCCATCAGAATAGGCAGTCCAGGGCTTAATCTAGATGAGGTAGAGGTGCTGTACACCAGGGAAGAGACTAttctggatggaggtttacaagtgGTTGTAGATGGAGTGCACTTCCCCTGAAAAACCAAGTGGACAGTTTGAGAAGTTATCCTGGACTCTGCACTAATTGGAGGAGCTCAGATGTTTTATGCTGTGCGTATGAAGTGTTGgaaaccaccttgggttcccacacacacacttaaaggcggtatacaaatatcaTAAATAGacaggccaatggtctgactacaCATATTGCAGATTTCAtatgtttatatatttaatatCTTCCCTAAATACCTGTCCTTAAAGTCTTGTTTTGTATTCCCATTACCTGCACAGATTGTTAATTGCATGTTTTGCTTGGTTCCGGGCATCGTTTTGATCTTCTCCTCCTGCCACATAGAGAAATCCATCCATTACCACAACACATTGGTTAAAGCATTTGGCTGGCATCTCTGTCAGCTTATTCCAGGTTCCTTCTTGATCTCTGTAGCTTACGTCTTTGCTAAGAGCTTTCTCGGTCGTACATGGGCGCCCACCAACCGTGAGCAAGACTTTATGGCTTCCTCGGATCTTGGTCCTTCTGGACTGGAGATCATTTTGCTGATAAGGAAGCAAGTGGTAATTCATGGCGTCTACCAGAAGCCTGTGACATTCCGGGTTCTGCATCATACATGGCACAGGTTGGATGTAGTTGATTAAGTCTTGAGCTGGGATGGTGCCAAATCGAACATTGTTCAGGAGGTCAGCGGCGTGCTTGATTCGCTTGGGGTCAAACTCTAGCCATTTCATGGCAATCTGGAAGACCACCACCTCACTGGGGAACTGAAGGTTGTCATCCATTAACAGTTCGTTGAGCTGATCGAAGGTGAGTTTCATGAACTGTTCAGTACTAGAGAACTCGAGGAAGTGTTCCCGGATGAATTTCCTGGCCGCATCTTTCGTCTGGTTGAGATTGTATGTGTCTGCCAAGTTGGCAATATACATCCAGTTTTCCACGTTCATCTCTTGGATGAGGAAGTTGCTGCACATGTTGAGCAGAGCATACATCTGCAGATGGCTGGCTGTGGAAATGGTGCTCCCAATGGTATACAGAGAGAGACTCAACTTTCCTGTGTAGGCATAGGAAATGATGGTGGCCAGGCCCAAGGAGGAGACATCTTTGAGGTCCACTTGTTGGAGGTTGGGATTTCTTTTCAGCAGGTTTCTGAAATACTCACTGCATGAAGACATAACCAGCTTGTGGACACTAAAGGGTTTGGTTTTGGTGGCAATGGTGAGGTCACAAAGGAAATGCTCCTGGTGCATACGCCTCATCTCCTCCAGAATGCTGGTTCCGTGGCTCGGATTGGTGACTTCCGTGGCAGTGCAGAGAAATCCATCCGAACCATTTTCAAGCAAGCTGTCCAGCTGGTGGTGATGGTCAATGTCAAAGGAAGGGTCCTCTACTGTGGTGGTAATCACAGAAGGCTCTACTTTCACCAGCTTGCTCTTCTTTGGCGTCTTTTTCTTGGGTGCCATGGGGGCAAAGTATTGCCTGTAAGGACATATTAAGACGGGAGAGACTTTGTCAAGGAATACTGTAGGTATTACAAGGCTGTGTGTGGTGtgcaaacaataaataaaactaatataGTAATTACTAATATAGTAATACAAATATACCATGACCATTCTTAAAATGTATCCACAAAACCTTTAAAATTcaggcaagatttattactgagattgcagttgactgtgctggagatgctcttatttaactacaaattttatattcaaattatgcttttaattgtattgaattttattcttttattatgtatgaactgtttgtgattatatgtagtactttcatattgttgtttcttcatagtgtATGTATTCTGTATGCGAATAGCCTATGGCCTAAGCCTTAATAAATTACTATTACTATTTAAAACGAACAGTACTAAAAACTTAAATCAGGGATAgtatcccatgttagtcctacttagagtagacccattaaaatgaatgggacttaagtcccattcatttcaatgggtctactctaagtaggactaacattgagtACTATGCCAAGGACACCAATTAATAAACTGCAGATTGAAATGTTTAAAATCTTCAATGAGCTTTTGTCAGCAGCAGGAGCACCCTGAAcctgctgcagtttccaaacagtctCCAAAGGCAGCACCATGCACAGCAGCAGTCCATCCTGGATGTATCCCAAGCATGCATGATAGCAACCTGCCTTCTCCAGGGAGGGATTCATGTTCAAGgggttgattgtttaaaaatcTGATAATGATGGAGCTGCACGACTCTTATGGGCAGGGGGAGTTAATTCCACAAATGCAgggccacaactgagaagacccAGCACCTAGAACACACCAGTCTAACACCTCTTAATGATGGGCCTGCAAAGAAGGCCGAGATATTGCTCACAATGCATGGGCAAGCTTGTATGGGTCCAGGTGGTCAGAAAATAAGAATCATCCTCCATAAAACGGCTGAAGCAAAAAGTTAGAGCCCATTGAAATCTCTGGAAATATCTACCATCACCTGTGATAGTATTTGGATCTGGACTTAAGCCAGCATCAACAGCAAACCTTTCATTTTGTTTAAGCGAATGGTTTTGAAGCCcataagagcctcatgtggcgcagagcagtaaagcagcagtttctgcagccgaaactctccccacagcctgagttcgatcccagtggaagctggtttcaggcagccggctcaggtcgactcagccttccatcctcctgaggttggtaaaatgagtacccagttagctgggggaaaggtaatcacagccagggaaggcaacggcaaaccaccccgctgtaaggcctgccaagaaaacatcagcgaaagctggcgtccctccaagagtcagttatgactcagtgcttgcacgagaggttcctttcctttcctttgaagcCTATGCAGGACTTTAAATGTAACATTATCTTAGtaagattctgttagaccattttgaatccccttgggcaaaggccatgactagtaaaatcaagtcagtaggccttccccccccaaaagctactatcaagggatttagctagtgccaaatcagtagtgaaacagagactgtttgatatagatatgcaagtccttcagagtgctgcacggggcccatgctcccccctgtccttaggactaccagcctccttttgtaaagatgggatgccttatctacgctggttgtctattcctaaatacaggagagcattctcattagccagacttaatgttcttccctccaaacttttggagggcagatttaataaaattccagtgctcaacagatgctgcccctgcaacaatagtgaagtggaaactgtatctcatgttttactgttttgcagattttatctaggggctagaaatgatcttctaaaccctattttacaattttaacctggtcacccaactgaattcttaacgtctcttttactttgtaatatagacaaatcaaccactgagcaagtggccaagtttttgaacctggccatttcttttagatcttctatgatcgcctgacttttaatagctAATAGTTAAtagtatgttcagtttgcttgtatgtaaaaattttatttgctggaatggtctattgaccgaaataaactgttgttgttgttgtcattatctTAGTAATCCTTATGACAACCTGTAAGGTAActtattaattgtttaatttgtttttagctgtgggTATATTTATTGtcttatattgtttgtatgattttacctgtatgccgccttgagatccttgtgatatagggtgggatacaaatgtttttaataaattaataaataaaatttgcacatggtCATTTATCTGAATAGATacaactttagaaataattataatttaaatcaaCATACAGTCCCATCTCACCATAGAGCAGACCAGGTGACCACCTGTGTACCTGCCTGTTCAGGTGTTAATGGACAATGCTTCTTATGGGTCTTTATTTTTATACCAGATTTGGACAGGACAGCTGGtcaaacagaggacatcttcaaatagggGATGAACTCCTTGGTAGGCCTTCAAGGACTGTGTCTGTAAAAGGGGACGTGTGGAAGAACTGATCTTCTTGAGTACCCCCATGCAAACAGAGAAAAGGCTGAATAGTCTGTAATAATAATTCctttcagcagcagcacccccaacCTCAGGCTATGGTGGGCCCATCATGGTCTGCTACATGTGGAGTTCCTGCACGCACTGCACCCAACTAAGCATGCC contains the following coding sequences:
- the LOC134407763 gene encoding kelch-like protein 31; its protein translation is MAPKKKTPKKSKLVKVEPSVITTTVEDPSFDIDHHHQLDSLLENGSDGFLCTATEVTNPSHGTSILEEMRRMHQEHFLCDLTIATKTKPFSVHKLVMSSCSEYFRNLLKRNPNLQQVDLKDVSSLGLATIISYAYTGKLSLSLYTIGSTISTASHLQMYALLNMCSNFLIQEMNVENWMYIANLADTYNLNQTKDAARKFIREHFLEFSSTEQFMKLTFDQLNELLMDDNLQFPSEVVVFQIAMKWLEFDPKRIKHAADLLNNVRFGTIPAQDLINYIQPVPCMMQNPECHRLLVDAMNYHLLPYQQNDLQSRRTKIRGSHKVLLTVGGRPCTTEKALSKDVSYRDQEGTWNKLTEMPAKCFNQCVVVMDGFLYVAGGEDQNDARNQAKHAINNLCRYDPRFSTWLHLASMSHRRTHFSLSAFDGHLYAVGGRNPKGTLVSLECYVPSTNSWQAKANMELPRCCHASVVIGGKILVTGGYVNNAYSRTVCSYDPATDSWRDCAWLSSPRGWHCAATLGDRAYVMGGSQLGPRGERVDVVSVECYNPSTNQWSYMAPLPIGLSMAGVATLSGQILLVGGWNESGKKYQKSIQAYNPDLNDWTEEGELSEGTVGVSCCTIALPHSSTRESRASSVASGTVSI